The Macrobrachium rosenbergii isolate ZJJX-2024 chromosome 31, ASM4041242v1, whole genome shotgun sequence sequence catctgattattcattttttcttatcagaatgTCCAGGACATACGGAAGGATTTGATATTGGAGTAATGCGGTTCGATAGTCGTTGTGGGAATTCTATGCacttattttcagaaaatgtaatgaataataatgcgGGTAAATCGTTGTTGGAAACAAGAAGACTTCTCCCTATCACTAATTGGCGACTGTCAACGGAAGCCTCAAGGAATGCTTATCTGTTTTGCCGATCACCGTCTCTCTCAGGTACTGAGAAGAGCGGATGCAAcgtaataagacatattcttcattttctcctcaCATTttacacgcatctaaaatctgaaagcaccagcgcaTTCAgagtgaatttattgtatgaaaacacgcgttttattttatcttgatcgcatgaacgACGCAAAATCCGATGATGACTAAAAACGGGTACAAAGCATTagatgcttctctcttcacttttactcgttgtattttatcttattgatttcagggaATCACGATTGAGTTGTCCAATTAATGCCAagtcctatggtatgaccaaaactttcctatctcgTGCAAAACGTgaggtaaatgaagaaatataaacatattgctagttttctgaacTACAGACTTAAAAATGAGGCAGTGAGCGAGCCGCCTTACCAATcggaggccgccaaacaaacgttaTCGTAGGCCTGAGAATTTACCtcaagtgaaccagctatagtacTAAACAACAACGCCGTCCTAAATCAGATAGAACTAACTGAATAAAATCATTCGAGTCCAATGAAAGAATCCAAAACGAATTTTGGATGTCTTCAGGGAAGAATTTTCCACAAAGAAGGAAAGTCCtcgaaaggaagaaagaaaatcctTAGTTCGATCTTCGTGTTCGATTCTGTTTTGTTCCAGACGTCGAGAAAGATGAACCCAAACGGTCTTCGCGAGTCTTTGGAATCCCTCCTGAAGAGACatctgagaagaagaaggagacggaGAATGAAGACTCAGTCTTCTTGGTGGAACACATTTAAAGGATTCTGGAGCCTTTCCAACTCCAGGAGTTCCGCATTCCTGGGATTCGTTGTTGGATAGGCAACTAAGCTAAGCGCAGGACagcaaaaggaagaaatgaagaaagaatgtcCTCAATTTTGGCTTGTTCATGGAATGTTTGCTGGCGTCGAATATTTCTATTCGGTTATATGTGATTTAAAAAGGAATTTCATCCTAAGGACAGGACTCCCGGCTCTGCTCGTTATATCTACACTGGCTGCTTTAGCTCCTATTTCGACATCGGCACGACGTAATTCAGGAGAGGACAAAATCATTGGCGACCTCTGTGAAATACTGAAGGCCACAAACGGAAATTTTCAAACAATCCAACAGGAGCTGAGAGATGCTAGGACGGAAAGGAAGAGGTTGGGACGCCATATCGAAGGAACTCCGGGTATCTTGATTGTCTGAAAGCCAAGAGGAAAAGGTCCGAAGATCTCGGCGGCGAGACAAGGAGTACGAAGAAATTGTGTTACCAGGTTGTGGAGAATTTTCTAAGAAATCAtcaggaaagaagaaaggagaccTCGCCATTCCGCCGTCACCTGTCGACGACTAATACCTGCGGTGCTCTTCCCGAGGCAAAAGACCTGGACCCAGACCAGAGGATGGGACAGAGACCGGAGCATGACGGACTCCAGACGCAGCAAGACCTcgaaagggaggaggggaggaggagcagCACCAAAGTCCGCCCACCTCCAAGCATTCCCCTGATGGTTAACCGAGATCGCATAATCCAGGAAGATTTAAGAGACAAGCTGAGTTTATGCAAAGATGAAGGAAACCTACTGAGAAACGAAATTAGAAGGAATTTGGAAGAGATTGACAAGCTGAGACGGCAGATGAGTGAACTCGACAGGGAGAATCGCGGTATCATGAAGAAGGAAGCGAATCTGAATAAGGAAAATGGCCGACTTCAGGATATCATCAAAGAATTGGAGGACCGCTTGTCTGCTGCTGAGCTCAGAGCCGACAAGAAAGAAGTGGCTGCCAATCAGCTGCAGCACCAGCTGGACAGGGCCGAAGATGATAACCGCAGTTGAGAAAGATGCTGAAAGGACAAGATCTGGAGATGAGAAAAGGACGAAGCGCGCAGACGAAGAAATGCGAAGGCAGGTCCAAGAGGCGGAGACCAAGATAAGGAGACTCCTCAAAGAGAACGACCAGCAGCAGCGCGAGCTCGAGAAGAAAGATGATGGCATCCGAAGAATGAAGTCAGACCTGAAAAAAGACGACGATGACCTGAAACGGCTGAAGGAAAAAGTAAGACGCAGAGATGCTCAAGTCGAAGAGCTGGAGAGGGAGCTTCGGCGACAAGAGGAAAACTATGAGCTGTTTAAGCATGACTTCAAGGGGGCCAACGTCCAACTCAGTgacttgaaagaagaaaatgcaaagcTCCGAAGACAGCTCAAGGTTCTGCTGGAATTCCATCGCGCTGAGGAGAAGGAAATGTTGGAAGTAGACCAGCAATTGGATAGCCTGATGAATTTCTACGATCAGTATATCCACGATTTGGACAAGGGCAAAGGTCACCAGCCGTTTAAGCTGCCGCAGAGTGTACAAGAAATCATAGATAGAgtacataattattactgaagaaggaagaagcagcTGGAAATGAAGCGAGTAAGAAGGCATCGGATCTGGACGAAATTAAAATGAACGGGAAGAGCTCAGACTTTCGGGCAATTTTCACTTTGCCTCCGCAAATATGCCTTCAGTAACCacggaaaaggaggaagaggcacTGAGAACCACCCTtctttgcttctgaagaagcaggGCCAAGGTTGGGCGACCATCTTTTGGCCAAAGGTGTCTTTCCATGGGGGTAAATGGTGGGCATTTACCCCATTGGGAAAACACTTTCACTGCTTTTgaaagaagcaatttgggcagcccttgggccaCCAACTGTTAGGCATgggtgtttccccataggggtaaatgtggtgggcatttgccccattggggaaacacttgggctaatagttgaatcaccttGACTGCTTCAGAAAGAAGCAATGTGGGTAGCCCTTTGACCAATTGTTGGCTAAGGATGTTTCCCCATAGGGgcaaatgtggtgggcatttgccccattggggaaacacttgggctaatagttgaatcaccttGACTGCTTCagaaagaagcaatgtgggcagcccttgggccaCCAACTGTTAGCCATAGGTAAATgggtgtttccccataggggAAAATGTGttgtgggcatttgccccattggggataACCAACTTGGGGTAAAAGTTGGGCATTTATCACCTCCACTGCTTCagaaagaagcaatgtgggcagcccttggatAACCAACTGTTGGCTAAGGAtgtttccccataggggtaaatgtggtgggcatttgccccattggggaaacacttgggctaatagttgaatcaccttGACTGCTTCagaaagaagcaatgtgggcagcccttgggtgacCAAATGTTGGCCAAGGTTCtttccccataggggtaaatgtggtgggcatttgccccattggggaaacacttgggctaatagttgaatcaccttGACTGCTTCAGAAAGAAGCAATGTGGGTAGCCCTTGGGTGACCAAATGTTGCCAAggtgtttccccataggggtaaatggtgggcatttgccccattgggaaACACTTGGCCAATAGTTGAATCACCTTGACTGCTTCAGAAAGAAGCAATGTAGGCAACCCTTGGGTGACCAAATGTTGGTTAAGGTTGTTTtcccataggggtaaatgtggtaggcatttgccccattggggaaacacttgggcaagTAGTTGAATCACCTTGACTGCTTCagaaagaagcaatgtgggcagcccttgggtgacCAAATGTTGGACAAGGTtgtttccccataggggtaaatgtggtgggcatttgccccattggggaaacacttgggctaatagttgaatcaccttGACTGCTTCagaaagaagcaatgtgggcagcccttgggccaCCAAATGTTGGCAAAGGTTGTTTCCCCATAgtggtaaatgtggtgggcatttgccctattggggaaacacttgggctaatagttgaatcaccttGACTGCTTCagaaagaagcaatgtgggcagcccttgggtgacCAACTGTTGGCTAAGGAtgtttccccataggggtaaatgtggtaggcatttgccccattggggaaacacttgggcaagTAGTTGAATCACCTTGACTGCTTCagaaagaagcaatgtgggcagcccttgggtgaccaaatgttggccaagggtgtttccccataggggtaaatgtgaTGGGCATTTGCCctattggggaaacacttgggctaatagttgaatcaccttGACTGCTTCagaaagaagcaatgtgggcagcccttgggtgacCAAATGTTGCAAAGGTTGTTTCCCaggggggtaaatgtggtgggcatttgccccattgggaaacacttgggctaatagttgaatcaccttGCCTGCTTCAGAAAGAaacaatgtgggcagcccttgggtgacCAAATGTTGGCCACgggtgtttccccataggggtaaatgtggtgggcatttgccccattggggaaacacttgggctaatagttgaatcacccttcACTGCTTTTgaaagaagcaatgtgggcagtcCTTGGGTGACCAAGTGTGTTGccccataggggtaaatgtggtgggcatttaccccattggggaaacacttgggctaatagttgaatcaccttCACTGCTTCAGAAAGAAGCAATGTGGGTAGCCCTTGGGTGACCAAATGTTGGCCAAAGGTAtttccccataggggtaaatgtggtggctATTTGccccactggggaaacacttgggctaatagcTGAATCACCTTGACTGCTTCagaaagaagcaatgtgggcagcccttgggtgaccaagtgttggccaagggtgtttccccataggggtaaatgtggttAGCATTGGCCCCATTGGGGAAAAACTTGagctaatagttgaatcacccttcactgcttttgaaagaaacaatttgggcagcccttgggtgtCCAagtgttggccaagggtgtttccccatgggggtaaatgtggtgggcatttgccccattggggaaacacttgggctaatagcGGAATCACCTTTGACTGCTTTTGAAAGAaacaatttgggcagcccttgggtgacCAACTGTTGGCTAAAGGTGTTTCCCCATAGCGGTAAATGTGGTGGGAATTTGCCCCATTGGTGAAACACTTtggctaatagttgaatcacccttcACTGCTTCAGAAAGAaacaatttgggcagcccttgggccaCCAACTGTTAGCCACGGGTGTTTCCCCAtaagggtaaatgtggtgggcatttgccccattggggaaacacttggactaatagttgaatcacccttgaCTGCTTCagaaagaagcaatgtgggcagacCTTGGGTGACCAAGTGTTGGCCAAAGGTGTTTTCCCATATGGTAAATGGTGGGCATTTcaccactggggaaacacttgaCTAACagttgaatatatacatatatatatatatatatatatatatatatatatatatatatatatatatatatatatatatatatatatatatatatatatatatatatatatatatatatatatatatatatatatatatatatatatatatatatatatatatatatatatatatatatatatatatatatatatatatatatatatatgtatatatatatatatatatatatatatatatatatatatatatatatatatatatatatatatatatatatatatatatatagtatatatatatatatatatatatatatatatatatatatatatatatatatatatatatatatatatatatatatatatatatatatatatatatatatatatatatatatatatatatatatatatatatatatatatatatatatatatatatatatatatatatatatatatgtatatgtatatgtatatgtatatatatatatatatatatatatatatatatatatatatatatatatatatatatatatatatatatatatatgtatatgtatatgtatatatatatatatatatatatatatatatatatatatatatatatatatatatatatgtatatatgtatatgtatatatatatatatatatatatatatatatatatatatatatatatatatatatatatatatatgtatatgtatatgtatatatatatatatatatatatatatatatatatatatatatatatatatatatatatatatatatatatatatatatatatatatatatatatatatatatatatatatatatatatatatatatatatatatatatatatatgtatatatatatatatatatatatatatatatatatatatatatatatatatatatatatgtatatatatatatatatatatatatatatatatatgtatatatatatatatatatatatatatatatatgtatgtatatatatatatatatatatatatatatatatatatatatatatatatatatgtatatgtatatatgtatatatatatatatatatatatatatatatatatgtatatatgtatatatgtatatatgagagatatatatatatatatatagatatatatatatatatgtatatatatatatatatatatatatatatagatagatatatatagatatatatatatatatatatatagatatatatatatatatagagatatatatatatatgtatatatatatatatatatatatatatatatatatatatagatatatatatatgtatatatatatatatatatatatgtatatatatatatatatatatatatatatatatatatatatatatatatatatgtatatatatatatatatatatatatatatagagatatatatatatatatagagagatatatatatatatatatatatatatatatatgtatatatgtatatatgtatatatatatatatatatatatatatatatatatatatatatatatatatatatatatatatatatagtatgtatatatatatatatatatatatatatatatatatatatatatatatatatatatatatatatatatatgtatatgtatatatatatatatatatatatatatatatatatatatatatatatatatatatatatgtatatgtatatatatatatatatatatatatatatatatatatatatatatatatatatatatatatatatatatatatatgtatatatatatatatatatatatatatatatatatatatatatatatatatatatatatatatatatatatatatatatatatatatatatgtatgtatatatatatatatatatatatatatatatatatatatatatatatatatatatatatatatatatatatatatatatatatatatatatatatatatatatatatatatatatatatatatatatatatatatatgtatatatatatatatatatatatatatatatatatatatatatatatatatatatatatatatatatatatatatatatatatatatatatatatgtatatatatatatatatatatatatatatatatatgtatatatatatatatatatatatatatatatatatatatatatatatatatatatatatatatatatatatatatatatatatatatatatatatatatatgtatatatatatatatatatatatatatatatatatatatatatatatatatatatatatatatatatatatatatatatatatatatatatatatatatatatatatatatatatatatatatatatatatatatatatatatatatatatatatatatatatatatatatatatatatatatatatatatatatatatatatatatatgtatatatatatatatatatatatatatatatatatatatatatatatatatatatatatatatatatatatatatatatatatatatatatatatatatatatatatatatatatatatgtatatatatatatatatatatatatatatatatatatatatatatatatatatatatatatatatatgtatatatatatatatatatattgttatatatatatatatatatatatatatatatatatatatatatatatatatatatgtatatatatatatatatatatatatatatatatatatatatatatatatatatatatatatatatatatatatatatatacatatatacatatatatatatatatatatatatatatatatatatatatatatacatatatatatacatatatatatatatatatatatacatatatatatatatacatatatatatacatatatatatatatatatacacatatatatatatatatatatatatatatatacatatatatatatatatatatatatatatatatatatacatatatatatatatatatatatatatatatatatatatatatatatatatatatatatatatatatatatatatatatatatatatatatatatatatatatatatatatatacatatatatatatatatatatacatatatatatatatatatatatatatatatatatatatatatatatatatatatatatatatatatatatatatatatatatatatatatatatatatatatatatatatatatatatatatatatatatatatatatatatatatatatatatatatatatatatatatatatatatatatatatatatatatatatatatatatatatatatatatatatatatatatatatatatatatatatatatatatatatatatatatatatatatatatatatatatatatatatatatataatatatatatatatatatatatatatatatatatatatatatatatatatatatatatatatatatatatatatatatataaatatatatatatatatatatatatatatat is a genomic window containing:
- the LOC136855207 gene encoding golgin subfamily A member 6-like protein 7, with translation MRRQVQEAETKIRRLLKENDQQQRELEKKDDGIRRMKSDLKKDDDDLKRLKEKVRRRDAQVEELERELRRQEENYELFKHDFKGANVQLSDLKEENAKLRRQLKVLLEFHRAEEKEMLEVDQQLDSLMNFYDQYIHDLDKGKGHQPFKLPQSVQEIIDRVHNYY